A single region of the Marinobacter nanhaiticus D15-8W genome encodes:
- a CDS encoding FAD-binding dehydrogenase translates to MAEQADVIIVGAGLAGLVAATELADAGRRVLIVEQESERNLGGQAFWSLGGLMFIDSPEQRRMGIKDSPELAWEDWLGTAGFDREEDYWPRQVAQAYVAFAASEKREWLRAMGHRVFPVLGWAERGGYDACGHGNSVPRFHITWGTGPGIVEPFERRAREAEKQGLIRFCFRHRVDELLTTGEHVDGVRGQVLAPDSAERGIKTNRDEQEPFEYRAQAIIVASGGIGGNHELVRRNWPERLGRPPKRMVSGVPAHVDGRMIGITEAAGARVINPDRMWHYVEGIQNWNPIWPMHGIRILPGPSSLWFDAEGRRFPAPLYPGSDTLGQLAHIQSTGYDYSWFILNQSIIKREFALSGSEQNPDITGKSWLQTAQRPIGRKGTGPVEAFKEHGVDFVVRDNLEDLVRGMNELSGDNLLDPADIRRQIEARDRQLDNPFTKDFQVMAIHNARKFTGDKIVRTAKPHRILDPKHGPLIAVRLNILTRKTLGGLSTDLNAQVLNEQGERIQGLYAVGEAAGFGGGGMHGYRALEGTFLGGCLFSGRSAGRAVARAVA, encoded by the coding sequence ATGGCCGAACAGGCAGATGTCATTATCGTGGGCGCCGGACTGGCAGGATTGGTGGCGGCGACCGAACTGGCCGATGCAGGGCGGCGGGTGCTGATCGTGGAACAGGAATCGGAACGGAACCTCGGGGGCCAGGCCTTCTGGTCGCTGGGTGGGCTGATGTTCATCGACTCCCCCGAGCAACGTCGGATGGGCATCAAGGATTCCCCCGAACTGGCCTGGGAAGACTGGCTGGGCACGGCCGGGTTCGACCGGGAAGAAGACTACTGGCCGCGGCAGGTGGCCCAGGCCTACGTCGCCTTTGCCGCCAGCGAGAAGCGTGAATGGCTACGGGCCATGGGCCATCGGGTGTTCCCGGTGCTGGGCTGGGCGGAAAGAGGCGGTTACGACGCCTGCGGCCACGGCAACTCCGTCCCACGCTTCCACATCACCTGGGGCACCGGGCCCGGTATCGTCGAGCCCTTCGAGAGGCGTGCGCGGGAGGCGGAAAAGCAGGGCTTGATCCGCTTCTGCTTCCGGCACCGTGTGGATGAACTGTTGACCACGGGCGAACATGTCGACGGCGTGCGGGGACAGGTGCTCGCCCCGGATAGCGCCGAACGTGGCATCAAGACCAACCGCGACGAGCAGGAGCCTTTCGAGTACCGGGCCCAGGCCATCATCGTGGCCTCTGGCGGCATCGGCGGCAATCACGAACTGGTGCGCCGTAATTGGCCGGAGCGCCTGGGCCGGCCACCGAAACGCATGGTCAGCGGCGTGCCCGCGCACGTGGACGGCCGGATGATCGGCATCACCGAGGCCGCAGGCGCCCGCGTCATCAACCCGGACCGGATGTGGCATTACGTCGAGGGCATCCAGAACTGGAACCCGATCTGGCCGATGCACGGCATCCGCATCCTGCCGGGGCCGTCTTCGCTCTGGTTCGATGCCGAGGGCCGACGCTTCCCCGCTCCGCTCTACCCCGGCTCGGATACCCTGGGCCAGCTCGCCCATATCCAGTCCACCGGTTACGACTACAGCTGGTTCATCCTCAACCAGAGCATCATCAAGCGTGAGTTTGCCCTATCCGGCTCCGAGCAGAATCCGGATATCACCGGCAAGAGCTGGCTGCAGACGGCGCAACGGCCGATCGGCCGCAAGGGGACGGGCCCGGTGGAAGCCTTCAAGGAGCACGGTGTCGACTTCGTGGTGCGCGACAACCTTGAGGATCTGGTGCGGGGCATGAACGAACTCAGCGGCGACAACCTGCTGGACCCGGCGGATATCCGCCGCCAGATCGAGGCCCGGGACCGGCAACTGGACAATCCATTCACCAAGGACTTCCAGGTGATGGCGATCCACAATGCCCGGAAATTCACCGGCGACAAGATCGTCCGCACGGCCAAGCCCCATCGTATCCTTGACCCGAAACACGGACCGCTGATTGCCGTGCGCCTCAACATCCTGACCCGGAAGACGCTGGGTGGCCTGTCGACAGACCTCAACGCGCAAGTGCTCAATGAACAGGGCGAGCGTATCCAGGGTCTCTATGCGGTGGGTGAAGCGGCCGGTTTCGGTGGTGGCGGCATGCACGGTTATCGAGCACTGGAAGGGACCTTCCTGGGCGGCTGCCTGTTCTCCGGTCGCAGTGCCGGGCGGGCGGTGGCTCGAGCCGTGGCGTAG
- a CDS encoding cation:proton antiporter: protein MELTSTLKLFADYNLIVVVLGLGVLALAVLLHRFRHYPFSFPIVALALGYIAFALPLGITPPDPLKQSKMAVHLTEIGVIISLMGVGLKIDRLPSWRAWSSTWRMLAIAMPLTIAGVALLGWWMVGFAPAAALLLGAALAPTDPVLASDVQVGEPEDSVDEGIDPTQKEDELRFTLTSEAGLNDSLAFPFTYLALLMLFEGGSPSNWLGHWLVIDVVYRIAIGIGVGVLAGWLLAVVLLRLPVETEQERMKAGVGALAGTLLLYGVTEVFGGYGFLAVFIGAMTIKHREKTHQTHRSLHTFAEQSEQLLMTGILIALGGAVAGGLLEPLTWEAALLGILLILVLRPAAGLIGLLGAKSLSFRDRCIASFFGIRGIGCLYYLAYALQKGEFVDAKLLWATCAFTVILSVCVHGVLATPVMQFRERRIGHGEE from the coding sequence ATGGAATTGACGAGCACGCTAAAGCTGTTTGCAGATTACAACCTTATCGTAGTGGTACTCGGGCTTGGGGTCCTGGCGCTTGCGGTGCTGCTCCACCGCTTCCGGCACTACCCGTTTTCCTTCCCGATCGTTGCACTGGCATTGGGCTATATCGCCTTTGCGTTGCCGCTGGGTATTACACCGCCGGATCCTCTCAAGCAGAGCAAGATGGCCGTCCACCTGACCGAGATCGGGGTGATCATTTCGCTCATGGGTGTGGGGCTGAAGATCGACCGCTTGCCGAGTTGGCGTGCCTGGAGTTCGACCTGGCGCATGTTGGCCATCGCGATGCCCCTGACGATCGCTGGCGTCGCCTTGCTTGGCTGGTGGATGGTGGGGTTCGCGCCGGCAGCTGCCCTGCTGCTGGGCGCGGCGCTCGCGCCGACGGATCCGGTGTTGGCGTCGGATGTGCAGGTGGGCGAGCCCGAAGACTCGGTCGACGAGGGTATCGATCCTACGCAGAAGGAAGACGAGCTGAGGTTCACCCTGACCTCGGAAGCCGGGCTCAATGATTCCCTGGCCTTCCCCTTTACCTACCTGGCCCTGCTCATGCTGTTTGAAGGCGGCTCGCCGTCAAACTGGCTCGGTCACTGGCTGGTCATCGACGTGGTTTACCGGATTGCCATCGGCATCGGCGTCGGCGTATTGGCCGGCTGGCTGCTGGCGGTGGTCCTGTTGCGGCTGCCGGTGGAAACCGAACAGGAAAGAATGAAGGCCGGCGTAGGTGCGCTGGCGGGTACCTTGCTGCTTTATGGCGTCACCGAAGTATTCGGCGGCTATGGCTTTCTCGCGGTCTTCATCGGCGCGATGACCATCAAGCACCGTGAGAAGACCCACCAGACACACCGCTCGTTGCATACCTTCGCAGAGCAATCCGAGCAGCTGTTGATGACCGGTATCCTGATCGCGCTGGGCGGTGCCGTCGCCGGTGGCTTGCTGGAACCGCTTACCTGGGAGGCTGCACTGCTCGGCATTCTGCTGATCCTGGTGTTGCGACCCGCGGCGGGTCTTATCGGCCTGTTGGGCGCCAAAAGCCTGTCGTTCCGGGACCGGTGTATTGCCAGTTTTTTCGGTATCCGGGGTATCGGCTGTCTCTACTACCTTGCTTATGCCTTGCAGAAGGGCGAATTTGTCGACGCCAAGTTACTGTGGGCAACCTGTGCGTTCACGGTCATTCTCTCCGTTTGTGTGCACGGTGTGTTGGCGACGCCGGTAATGCAGTTCAGGGAACGGCGGATCGGCCATGGAGAAGAGTAA
- a CDS encoding TetR/AcrR family transcriptional regulator, with translation MSATPEKRRSGRPRSEASREAALRAASELLDEQGYAGLSIEGIAARAGIGKRTIYRWWPTKGAVVMEAFLADISPRITFPTTDCPIADIKSQLRSVVTAYRGKDGRTVREIVALGRADMATMEAFVSDYLEPRREAAKKALIRIMDESVAEGADLDTIVDGLYGPIFFRLLVQHAPLDESFIERHVVIYLAGLRSEGLLNASVSEA, from the coding sequence GTGAGCGCCACGCCGGAAAAGCGCCGATCGGGCCGACCTCGCAGCGAAGCGTCGAGGGAGGCAGCCCTGCGAGCTGCGAGTGAGCTCCTTGATGAGCAGGGCTACGCCGGGCTTTCGATCGAGGGGATTGCTGCACGCGCAGGTATCGGCAAGCGCACCATCTATCGCTGGTGGCCGACAAAAGGGGCCGTGGTCATGGAAGCATTCCTGGCCGATATATCCCCTCGGATCACCTTCCCCACTACCGATTGCCCGATCGCCGACATCAAGTCGCAACTGCGGTCTGTCGTTACCGCCTATCGCGGGAAAGACGGACGCACGGTTCGCGAAATTGTTGCTCTTGGCCGGGCCGATATGGCCACGATGGAAGCATTCGTCTCGGATTACCTGGAGCCGCGCAGGGAAGCTGCCAAAAAAGCCCTAATTCGGATAATGGACGAGAGCGTCGCCGAGGGGGCGGATTTAGATACGATTGTCGACGGCCTCTATGGCCCGATCTTTTTTCGCCTTCTGGTACAACATGCGCCGCTTGACGAAAGCTTTATCGAACGACACGTAGTTATCTATTTGGCTGGGTTAAGGAGCGAGGGGCTTCTCAATGCTTCGGTTTCGGAAGCATGA
- a CDS encoding glutathione S-transferase family protein — protein sequence MATYKLYGRGESGNTYKVALMLNLCELDWAPEFVDFFDPETKSRFRSAVNQMGEIPVLEFGSERLTQSGVILTYLSALTGRFGGKNEEERLEILRWLLFDNHRFSSFYATLRMRVGLKGEVESPVTEFLRMQANAAFVDVERHLDGRSYVVGDRPTIADISMAGYIYFDEKTGIDLATYPRISAWASRISRLPGWAHPYDLMPRAMGLERQ from the coding sequence ATGGCTACTTACAAGCTTTATGGCAGGGGTGAGTCGGGTAACACCTACAAGGTAGCGCTCATGCTGAATCTTTGCGAGCTGGATTGGGCACCTGAATTCGTAGACTTCTTCGATCCCGAGACCAAGTCGCGCTTTAGATCGGCGGTCAACCAAATGGGAGAGATCCCGGTACTGGAGTTCGGGAGTGAGCGGCTGACCCAGAGTGGCGTCATCCTGACCTATCTCTCCGCCCTAACGGGGCGGTTCGGTGGAAAGAATGAGGAAGAACGGCTGGAAATCCTCCGCTGGCTCCTTTTTGATAATCACCGTTTCTCGAGCTTCTACGCTACGCTGCGAATGCGCGTCGGCCTTAAGGGGGAAGTCGAGTCGCCGGTTACGGAGTTCCTGCGAATGCAGGCGAACGCCGCCTTCGTGGACGTCGAACGTCATCTTGATGGCAGGAGCTACGTCGTCGGTGACCGACCGACGATCGCCGACATTTCAATGGCAGGCTACATCTACTTTGACGAGAAGACCGGGATCGACCTGGCTACTTATCCCAGGATAAGCGCGTGGGCAAGTCGCATCTCGAGGTTGCCGGGCTGGGCGCATCCCTACGACCTTATGCCTCGAGCGATGGGGCTGGAAAGGCAGTGA
- a CDS encoding universal stress protein → MKRFSKILYVSEPSVEQTGSIAQVIALCRSNQADLTLIEVIPPPTPGMVMPPGGPSADDLAVTRISNARKALISLLGPDADHDVDIDVRVGTKFMEVIRAVLEDGYDLVIKPAENPDWIERLFGSDDMHLLRKCPCPVWLMKPQKKTVYETVVAAIDFDPNEVDIDRDEQALNDQILEFASALALAESAELHLVHVWDAPEAGFISMWTDDPAKAEVSLVEGERARHEAGMDSRIQMLRSCLGEETYDYISPRVHVLMGSPRKAIPSLVSDLGADVLVMGTVARTGIPGLFIGNTSEAILDQLKCSVLAVKPAGFVTPIKPE, encoded by the coding sequence ATGAAAAGATTCAGTAAAATCCTCTATGTATCCGAACCGTCCGTCGAACAGACAGGTAGCATCGCCCAGGTCATTGCACTGTGCCGCAGTAACCAGGCGGATTTGACCCTTATCGAGGTCATACCTCCGCCTACGCCGGGCATGGTCATGCCGCCGGGCGGCCCATCGGCTGACGACCTGGCAGTGACGCGGATTTCCAACGCCCGGAAAGCGCTTATCTCGCTCCTTGGGCCTGACGCAGATCACGATGTCGACATTGATGTGCGCGTGGGCACCAAGTTCATGGAGGTCATTCGCGCGGTACTGGAAGATGGCTATGATCTGGTCATCAAGCCAGCAGAGAACCCTGACTGGATCGAGCGCCTTTTCGGTAGCGATGACATGCATCTTTTACGCAAGTGTCCTTGCCCGGTATGGCTGATGAAACCGCAGAAAAAGACGGTCTACGAGACAGTCGTCGCGGCCATCGACTTCGACCCCAATGAGGTCGATATCGATAGGGACGAACAGGCACTCAACGATCAGATTCTCGAGTTCGCAAGTGCGCTAGCACTTGCAGAGTCTGCGGAGTTGCACCTGGTTCACGTTTGGGATGCACCTGAGGCGGGTTTTATTAGCATGTGGACCGATGACCCTGCCAAGGCCGAGGTAAGTTTGGTAGAAGGGGAGCGTGCCCGGCATGAGGCCGGTATGGATTCGCGCATCCAAATGCTTCGCAGCTGCCTGGGTGAAGAGACGTACGACTACATCTCGCCCCGGGTTCACGTGCTTATGGGCTCGCCCCGCAAGGCAATACCTTCACTCGTCAGCGACCTGGGCGCCGATGTTCTGGTAATGGGTACGGTCGCCAGGACCGGCATACCGGGGCTATTCATCGGTAACACGTCCGAGGCGATCCTGGATCAGCTGAAATGTTCCGTGCTGGCGGTGAAGCCAGCGGGTTTTGTTACGCCCATAAAACCTGAATGA
- a CDS encoding ABC transporter ATP-binding protein, with amino-acid sequence MLQIRDLHAYYGKSHVLRGVNMEVKPGEIVSLLGRNGVGRSTLCKSVMGLVTPKGDIQMEGKQLAGLPPHRVAHAGVGYVPEDRAIFPGLTVAQNLELGMKRRGQTGAQWTLDAVYKRFPRLKEREHTPAEVLSGGEQQMLTMFRTLMGDPRCIMVDEPTEGLAPKVVADVAAILEEIATAGIAVLLVEQKLSIALQISHRVYVMGEGKIVFDGTPESLQDNPEIRKEWLEV; translated from the coding sequence ATGCTGCAGATACGAGACTTACACGCCTACTACGGCAAGAGTCACGTTCTCCGGGGCGTGAACATGGAGGTCAAGCCTGGCGAGATCGTGAGCCTTCTTGGCCGCAACGGTGTGGGCCGCTCGACCCTGTGCAAATCGGTGATGGGCCTGGTCACGCCCAAGGGCGACATCCAGATGGAGGGCAAACAGCTCGCTGGGCTCCCGCCACATCGGGTGGCCCATGCCGGTGTGGGCTATGTGCCCGAGGACCGGGCCATCTTCCCCGGCCTGACGGTGGCACAGAACCTCGAACTGGGTATGAAGCGCCGGGGCCAGACGGGTGCCCAATGGACCCTGGACGCCGTCTACAAACGTTTCCCACGGCTGAAGGAACGGGAGCATACTCCCGCCGAGGTGCTATCCGGGGGCGAGCAACAGATGCTGACCATGTTCCGCACCCTGATGGGCGATCCCCGCTGCATCATGGTCGACGAGCCCACCGAAGGCCTGGCGCCCAAGGTCGTGGCCGATGTCGCCGCCATCCTCGAGGAAATCGCCACCGCGGGCATCGCCGTCCTGCTGGTGGAGCAGAAGCTCAGCATCGCGCTGCAGATTTCCCACCGGGTCTATGTCATGGGCGAAGGCAAGATCGTGTTTGACGGCACGCCGGAGTCGCTGCAGGACAACCCCGAGATCCGCAAGGAGTGGCTGGAGGTCTAG
- a CDS encoding ABC transporter ATP-binding protein produces MTGRTALKLKDVQKNFGRAEIIRGVDLDIRENERHVVIGPNGAGKSTLFNLISGRLRVTSGAIELFGETVSNLPPHRVNRKGLSRSFQVTNLFQNMTVMQNLRCSLLWAAGHKYAFWKNVLSQRAVTERAEELMVQLNLQHRADVPASLLTYAEQRALEIGATVASGAKVILLDEPTAGMSRHEADAVVNLIRKITTDCTLVLVEHDLGVVFELADRISVLVYGEVIATDTPEAIRANAAVQEAYLGTEVH; encoded by the coding sequence ATGACAGGCCGTACCGCCTTGAAACTGAAAGACGTGCAAAAGAACTTTGGCCGCGCCGAAATCATCCGCGGTGTCGACCTGGACATCCGGGAAAACGAACGGCACGTGGTGATCGGCCCCAATGGCGCTGGCAAGTCCACGCTTTTCAACCTGATAAGCGGCCGGCTGCGGGTCACCAGCGGCGCCATTGAACTCTTCGGCGAAACGGTCAGCAACTTGCCGCCGCACCGGGTCAACCGCAAAGGCCTCAGCCGCAGCTTCCAGGTAACCAACCTGTTCCAGAACATGACCGTCATGCAGAACCTGCGCTGCTCCCTGCTGTGGGCGGCGGGCCACAAATACGCCTTCTGGAAGAACGTACTGTCACAGAGAGCCGTGACGGAACGGGCCGAAGAGTTGATGGTCCAGTTAAACCTGCAGCATCGCGCAGACGTCCCCGCATCCTTGTTGACCTATGCCGAACAGCGGGCCCTGGAAATCGGCGCGACCGTTGCCTCCGGCGCCAAGGTCATCCTGCTGGACGAGCCCACGGCCGGCATGAGCCGGCACGAAGCCGACGCCGTGGTGAACCTCATCCGCAAGATCACCACCGACTGCACCCTGGTCCTGGTCGAGCATGATCTGGGCGTCGTGTTCGAACTGGCGGACCGTATCTCCGTGCTGGTCTATGGCGAGGTGATTGCGACGGATACCCCCGAAGCCATCCGCGCCAATGCGGCGGTCCAGGAAGCCTATCTCGGCACGGAGGTCCATTGA
- a CDS encoding branched-chain amino acid ABC transporter permease: MSVLQQRDKSTKPTATEGTRPRLRLGRFWPWAAVVLVALILPQVFTSGHSIDMLSQMGILVVFALSYNMLLGNTGLLSFGHAVYFGLGGFCTMHVLRMVNDTGTGLPLELLPLVGAFSGLGFGILFGAVSTRRAGVVFAMITLGIGALVHSSALMFTDFFGGEGGLFGNRVEAPSLFGVNYGPSINVYYLILGWALISAVAMFALRRTPLGWMANAVRDNPERAQFVGYNPQMVRFIQFSLSAFFAGLAGGLFVIADEIITDETVGQIVSGQVLIATYLGGIGYFFGPVFGAALVVYLETSLSSFTEAWVLYFGLMFIAVVMFAPQGLFGLLHQQVEAIRAGQWKGTTLIRLYLLGTTLIAIFGLVCTVELAYHYFGSWDPSAPLNLMGVSVTATNAMPWIISLGILAVGLALMVAHARPLLHRKTGAKSSGGES; this comes from the coding sequence ATGAGTGTCCTACAACAACGCGACAAATCGACAAAACCGACGGCGACAGAGGGAACGCGGCCTCGTCTCCGCCTGGGACGATTCTGGCCCTGGGCCGCTGTCGTCCTGGTCGCCCTCATACTCCCCCAGGTTTTCACCTCGGGCCATTCCATCGACATGCTGAGCCAGATGGGCATCCTGGTGGTCTTCGCCCTCTCCTATAACATGCTGCTGGGCAACACCGGGCTGCTCTCCTTCGGCCACGCCGTCTACTTCGGTCTCGGTGGTTTCTGCACCATGCACGTCCTGCGGATGGTCAACGACACCGGTACCGGCCTACCCCTGGAACTGCTGCCCCTGGTCGGCGCCTTTTCCGGGCTCGGGTTCGGCATCCTGTTCGGTGCGGTCTCGACCCGGCGGGCCGGCGTGGTGTTTGCCATGATTACCCTGGGTATCGGCGCCCTGGTCCATTCCAGCGCCCTGATGTTTACCGACTTCTTCGGCGGCGAAGGCGGCCTTTTCGGTAACCGGGTGGAAGCCCCGTCACTGTTTGGCGTCAACTATGGCCCCAGCATCAACGTCTACTACCTGATCCTGGGCTGGGCACTCATCTCCGCCGTGGCCATGTTTGCCCTGCGCCGGACGCCCCTGGGCTGGATGGCCAACGCCGTGCGGGACAATCCCGAGCGAGCGCAATTCGTCGGCTACAACCCCCAAATGGTGCGATTTATCCAGTTCTCGCTGTCGGCGTTCTTCGCCGGATTGGCCGGGGGACTGTTCGTGATTGCCGACGAAATCATCACCGACGAAACCGTGGGTCAGATCGTCTCCGGCCAGGTCCTGATTGCCACCTATCTGGGCGGCATCGGTTACTTCTTTGGGCCGGTCTTTGGAGCCGCCCTGGTGGTCTACCTGGAAACCTCGCTGTCCTCATTTACCGAAGCCTGGGTCCTCTACTTCGGCCTGATGTTTATTGCCGTGGTGATGTTTGCCCCCCAAGGCCTGTTCGGGCTGCTCCACCAACAGGTGGAGGCCATTCGGGCCGGTCAGTGGAAGGGCACCACACTGATCCGCCTGTACCTGCTGGGCACGACACTCATCGCCATCTTCGGACTGGTGTGCACGGTCGAGCTCGCCTACCACTACTTCGGCAGTTGGGACCCTAGCGCACCCCTGAACCTGATGGGCGTCTCCGTGACCGCCACCAACGCAATGCCGTGGATTATCTCGCTGGGGATCCTGGCGGTCGGCCTGGCCCTGATGGTCGCCCACGCCCGTCCCCTGCTTCACCGCAAAACCGGCGCAAAGTCTTCTGGAGGTGAGTCATGA